The sequence below is a genomic window from Lolium perenne isolate Kyuss_39 chromosome 4, Kyuss_2.0, whole genome shotgun sequence.
CTAATCTCCAATATTTTTACAAACCTGACCCAACCTAACTAATAATGGAAAAAAAAAGTTTGGTGGGTTTGGTAATACTGTTAGATCCATTATGGAATATATTTAATGGTTAGTTTAATGGTTTGGATGGTTTATATCCATCATGCATTATGCTATTGATCATCAAATACTAATTTCTTTAAAGCAACATGGAATGATATAGCTAGGAGAAATAACCTGAAACTGTAGTTACTTTGGGATATAACGCATGAAATATCTTTCTTTAGTACAAGGATTTAGTACTCAATATAAATGCATGAAATTAGTACTTATAGAGCGATCGTGAAATACATTTCTTTAGTATAACAATTTAGTATGCCACGCttgtattttttgtattttttaataCAAACTTTATCATTCCATACTATTTTTCATAAAAAAGGGTTTGTATGAGTTTTGCATCCATAGGCTCGCTCATGCATTGACATAAACTCATGAAGCGAGATGTAATTGTTAGTGGGAAAATGGAGACTTGTAAATACTAAAATTCGGTATATGTCCCACTGTGGAGTTTAGGTGATCCTAGCCATGCTTTTAGCTTCCTCGCCACACCAAGAGATTTTTCATACAGTAAAGCCTTATTTATAGCCCGTCGCATGCAGACGTATGGCTACCTGCATCTCGAGGTTTGATCATACTGCATGTATGCGCTTGAGTGCATAAAATTTAGTTTGTTCAATCAATAATCCGACATGGGCATGTCCTACATGGTATGATTATTTTAAATACAATAGATATGGTCATTTTTTAAATACACCATCGTTCACATCTCAAAAAGATGAACAACTGAATTATATGTACTTTAGATATTCTATTTGTACACGCAACGCATTAATTTGTCTTTTACCATATACAATTTCTTACACATGAATAATTGGTTGATAAACTGCAGGGATTGTCCTAGGCTTATCCCTCATAGTTATTGCTCTATTGTTAGTACTGGTTTTCTTCCAAAAGAGACAACTGGACAAATCATTTGAAAAGAACGGGGGTAAGGTACTTCAGAACGTGAAAGGCCtgaccatttttttttttttttgaaacgggggcaaaagctttgccccaatctattaattaagaaggagtTTTACATGAGAGATCATGCGAAAGGAAAGAAAACAAACGGACACAAAGTCCGGGGATACAACAATCACTCtcgcggcatcatgttgcccaacCTTTTGGCACCCGCTAACACCCAAAGGTGAGCTTCTTTCCTAATCTTATCGAAGACTACCTGCGGCGGTGCACTTTTGGCGTTGAAGACCCTAGCGTTGCGCTCGTTCCACAGCTCCCAGGACACGAGAAGCGCCACCGAGGCCATGGCCTTCCGATTAGGCACATGCGCCCCCGTCATGGAGTCCCACCAAGAGTGAATGTCATGATTTGCCCATTGTAAGGGGGTGATCGCATTGGTGCCCATCCAATCCTTGACGAAGCCCCAAAGGCGGGTGGTGTAGCGGCAATGGACGAAGAGGTGATCATGAGTTTCGGTGCACTGTTTACAAAGGGGGCACAGCCCGCAGTTTGGCCATCCACGCTTGGAGAGGCGATCAGCCGTCCAAATCCTGTTTTGGTATAGGAGCCATGCAAAGAACTTCACCTTTGGGGGGGCCCAAGCCTTCCAAATCAGCTTGTTCATAGGAGATAGCAGCGAGCCCAAAAATTGCAACTCATAGGCCGATTTGGCGGAATAATGGCCATTAGCCGTGAGCCTCCACACAATGTCGTCATCAACATGAGGATCAAGATGGATGGTGGAGATGAGGGTCCAAAGGTCGATGAACTGCGCCATATGGTCGATGGTGAAGGTGCCCTCCAAATCAATTTTGCTCACCcaagcatcattgtggagagcttggGCGACTTTCCAGTTCTTTCTCTTGGACGAGCCGAAAATTAGGGGTGCAATGTCGATAGGCTTTCTCCCCTGAAGCCACGGCGCTTGCCAAAAAGGCGTCTTTTTACCATTCCCAAGGTTGATTGTGGTCGCGGAGTAGAAAAGGTCCATGTCATAATCCGAGCACGGGTTGCCGGAGCCAACCCAAATCTTGGATGGGTCCTTCCACTCAAGCCACGGCCAACGCAGGCGAAGGGCCATCGCGAACTTGTCCAGGTGCAGCACTCCGAGCCCACCCAGCCTCTTGGGCCGGCACACCTTCTCCCAATTAACTTTGCACTTCGCCCCGGTGGTGGTTTCTTTAGCGGCCCAAAGGAAGGCACGTTGAATCTTGTTGACAAACTTGAGAGTACCGGCGGGGATGGCGAGAGGCGTGAGGTAGTAGATGGCTTGCGAGGTGATGACAGACCTAACAAGGGCCGTCCGACCGGCCGTGGTGATGAGCTTCCCGCTCCAGGTGGGTAACCTGCTTGCGCATTTGTCCTCCAGTTGCTGCATGTCTCTCCTCTTGAGGCACCACACTGATAGCGGCAAACCCAGGTATGTGAGAGGGAAGGACGCCCTGACCGCCGGAATTCcccccaaaatatcatcaaggtCAAGATCGGTGCAGCGTATGGGAACCACCGAGCTCTTCTGGAAGTTGGTGCAAAGGCCCGTGACCTCCCCGAACCTCTGAAGAATGGACGCTAGGTTTTGGATGTCCTCCTTAATGGGAGCAACGAAAACCGCCGCGTCGTCCGCATAAAGGGAAGTCCTGACTCTGGCGCCCCTGCCCCGGAGCTTATGTAGTAGCCCATGATCGGTGGCAATGTCTAGGATCTGCGATAAGGGGTCAATGGCAAGGACGAATAACAGGGGTGACAAAGGATCCCCTTGGCGTAGGCCACGGCCATGGCCGATAGGGTCACCAGCAATCCCGTTCAGGAGAACTCTGGAGGTGGAGGTCTTGAGGAGGGCAACCACCCAATTGCGAAACGTGCTAGGGAAACCTCTACGCTGGAGGAGATCAACAATGTATTCCCATCTAACAGAGTCGAAGGCCTTGCGAATGTCGAGTTTGAAGAGAAGCGCCGGAGTCCTGTTTTCACCAAGGAGGGACTGAAGAAAATCACAAGAAACAATTCAGACTTTCTTGGTAATGGAGCCTTTGGTAACGTCTATAAAGGAACTCTCCCTGATGATACTATTGTGGCTGTCAAGGGCTCTATCGTTGTAAACGAAGAATCAAGGAAAGATTTCACCGATGAAGTGGAGATTCAGACCAACATGATCCATAAGAATATTCTTCGACTGGTAGGTTGCTGCCTTGAGGTGGAGGTCCCAATGCTGGTATACGAGTTTGCGGCTAATGGAAGCCTCCAAGACATTCTCCACCAGAAGAAAAACCAAGAACTTCCACTGGATTTGCGTTTGGATATTGCAATTGGGGCTGCAGAAGGGTTGAAATACATGCACTCATCCACAGCTCAGACCATACGACATGGCGATGTCAAGCCGGACAACAtactccttgatgaaaatttaaTACCCAAAATCTCTGATTTTGGGCTGTCAAAGCTTAATATAGAGGGACAATTTGCCAAGAAAGTAGTTGGGTGCATGGGTTATGTGGACCCGGTTTTCTTGAAAACTGGCCTTTTAACACAAAAGAGTGATGTGTACAGCTTTGGAGCCGTTCTCCTGGAACTCATTACTGGAAAGAAGAACGTATATGGCGAGAACCAAAGCCTCATCATTGATTTCTGCAAAGTTTACGAGAAAGAGAATAGTGGGAGGGCTATGTTTGACACGGAGATTGCAAATGAAGAAGACATGTTTGTCTTGGAAGAAATTAGCAAGCTAGCAATTGAATGTCTACACGAAGACATAGAAGAGAGACCAGATATGACGGAGGTGGCTGAGAGATTGGTTATGCTCAGGAGAGACAAGAAACTTAAAAAGACACTCGGGACTTACGGGAGCTTGGAGGATATCACCATGGCTGGGTCACCCATACAGCAGCGGACCTAGCTACTATTCATGCCATTCTTTGGTGCAACTCCCTCCATCCACCAATAGTCGGCAAGTGCACACCCACTCCAGGGAAGAATGGTTTCTCAGTGTTATGTTATTGTATCTCTATTGGCTCATCTAGTGTTGTATGTGATGTATACCGTGTGGGTATGCATGCATCGGTGGTGTGCGTACTTTCATTAATTTCAGTTAATTCGTCGTAATTCTTATGTGGCTGATGAGTCTTTCCCACATTATGTATCTTTAATACCATATAAATGAAATGCAAAAATGCTGCAATTAGTGGCACAAACTTACTGTGTGCGCTTCTCAAATTATTCCTTGTGTTTCGGCTGTGATCGCATATGTGGGTTTCTACAAATCCTACAACCACAAGTAGAAGATATTTTTATATAAATACAATCCTAAAGCCACAGCGTATTTTGTACGAGTTGAGTTTAATTTGTACTTTGTGAGGACAATTACTCGTTCTTGCTTCGGCTTAAGAGGTATTGCAGTCTTGATAAATCTGAAATGAACCCCTAGCTAGGTTCCTGGTGAATGATCTA
It includes:
- the LOC127348199 gene encoding wall-associated receptor kinase 2-like, whose amino-acid sequence is MSPPTATMLLLVLATALLVVATAGADNPTAKEGCQSSCGSVDIPYPFGIGANCFRPGFEILCDNSSGVYQPLLPGATSRYDLGFLNSLLETWFADQVHVLSLSVTPRAEIRVETKVAYECFNTDGTDDGNFAGALNVSANSTQGVYLISNTGNDLYVLGCNTFIYTGSGVPARNEESYYGGCVAYCKDAQAPKDDACEGIGCCHINLPPGLTDTRMKLSNWPHENLPYSPCNFAFIVEKGRYSFKAADLKGMPRNQTMPLVLDWAIRDSQSCSAIKESACVSVNSRCADSENGPGYVCHCSDGYEGNPYIQNGCQGIVLGLSLIVIALLLVLVFFQKRQLDKSFEKNGGKVLQNVKGLTIFTKEGLKKITRNNSDFLGNGAFGNVYKGTLPDDTIVAVKGSIVVNEESRKDFTDEVEIQTNMIHKNILRLVGCCLEVEVPMLVYEFAANGSLQDILHQKKNQELPLDLRLDIAIGAAEGLKYMHSSTAQTIRHGDVKPDNILLDENLIPKISDFGLSKLNIEGQFAKKVVGCMGYVDPVFLKTGLLTQKSDVYSFGAVLLELITGKKNVYGENQSLIIDFCKVYEKENSGRAMFDTEIANEEDMFVLEEISKLAIECLHEDIEERPDMTEVAERLVMLRRDKKLKKTLGTYGSLEDITMAGSPIQQRT